In a single window of the Terrirubrum flagellatum genome:
- a CDS encoding PIN domain-containing protein, producing the protein MSRTFLDTNILLYSISRATNEAKKRARAIELIDAGDVALSTQVLQEFYVQATRSTRTDAIPHDVAAGLIRAWLRFPVQPIDASIVLDALAIKDANRLSYWDSAIIAAAKALSCETLYSEDLSHDQAIEGVRIVDPFL; encoded by the coding sequence ATGAGCCGCACCTTTCTCGACACGAATATCCTGCTCTATTCCATCAGCCGCGCGACGAATGAGGCGAAGAAGCGCGCTCGCGCTATCGAGCTGATCGACGCGGGCGACGTTGCGCTGTCGACGCAGGTGCTTCAGGAGTTTTATGTCCAGGCGACGCGCTCGACCCGCACCGACGCCATCCCGCACGACGTCGCCGCCGGCCTGATCCGCGCCTGGCTGCGCTTTCCCGTACAGCCCATCGACGCATCGATTGTCCTCGATGCGCTCGCGATCAAGGACGCGAACAGGCTGTCCTATTGGGACAGCGCCATCATCGCCGCGGCGAAGGCGCTGAGTTGCGAAACGCTCTATTCCGAGGACCTCTCGCACGACCAAGCTATTGAAGGCGTGCGCATCGTCGATCCCTTCCTCTGA
- a CDS encoding nuclear transport factor 2 family protein produces the protein MGHIDSVKAMYAAFGQGDIPAILSRLSPDVEWEYDWQGPTLRWYEPRRGRAEVVKFFETLADFDFVRFEPQAFLAGEDMIAVPIQIELVHKATGRRVRDCEAHLWTFGADGLVTRFRHLVDTRQYAALMA, from the coding sequence ATGGGCCACATCGACAGCGTCAAGGCGATGTATGCGGCATTCGGGCAGGGAGACATTCCCGCCATCCTGTCGCGGCTCAGTCCCGACGTCGAATGGGAATATGACTGGCAGGGCCCGACGCTGCGCTGGTACGAGCCGCGTCGCGGTCGCGCGGAAGTGGTGAAGTTCTTCGAGACGCTAGCCGATTTCGATTTCGTCAGGTTCGAGCCGCAGGCCTTTCTCGCCGGCGAGGACATGATCGCTGTGCCGATCCAGATCGAACTCGTTCACAAGGCGACTGGCCGGCGCGTGCGGGATTGCGAGGCCCATCTCTGGACCTTCGGCGCGGACGGGCTGGTCACGCGCTTCCGACATCTCGTCGACACGCGTCAATACGCCGCCCTCATGGCCTGA
- a CDS encoding metallophosphoesterase family protein: MRLALLSDIHANREGLDACLADARRRGYDRLAFLGDIVGYGADPAAAIETVRAEVGKGAIALLGNHDAAIDGDDSNLNRVARAALAWQRTQLSAEQRAFLRELPLTAELDDVTMVHATACAPRGWEYVLDNDSAERCIRASEGRVTFCGHVHAPALWLLAHNGTAQPHRPAIGLATPLSAPRRWLAVIGSVGQPRDHSPAAGYAIFDTELSEITFLRVPYDCEAAARKILAAGLPENLALRLMQGQ, from the coding sequence ATGCGATTAGCTCTGCTGTCTGACATCCACGCCAATCGCGAGGGGCTGGACGCCTGTCTCGCGGACGCGCGCCGCCGCGGCTACGATCGGCTGGCCTTCCTCGGCGACATCGTGGGCTATGGCGCCGATCCCGCCGCGGCGATCGAGACCGTTCGGGCCGAGGTCGGGAAGGGGGCGATCGCGCTGCTCGGCAATCACGACGCGGCGATCGACGGCGACGACAGCAATCTCAACCGCGTGGCGCGCGCCGCGCTCGCCTGGCAGCGCACGCAACTCTCAGCCGAACAGCGCGCCTTCCTGCGCGAGCTGCCGCTCACGGCCGAGCTCGACGATGTGACGATGGTCCACGCCACCGCCTGCGCGCCGCGCGGCTGGGAATATGTGCTCGATAATGATTCCGCCGAACGCTGCATCAGGGCGAGCGAAGGACGCGTCACCTTCTGCGGCCATGTGCATGCGCCGGCGCTCTGGCTTCTCGCGCATAACGGCACGGCCCAACCGCACCGGCCGGCGATCGGGCTTGCGACGCCGCTGTCGGCGCCGCGCCGCTGGCTCGCCGTGATCGGCTCCGTCGGGCAGCCCCGCGATCATTCGCCGGCGGCGGGCTATGCGATCTTCGATACGGAGCTGTCGGAGATCACCTTCCTGCGCGTCCCCTATGATTGCGAGGCGGCGGCGCGGAAAATCCTCGCGGCGGGATTGCCGGAGAACCTGGCGCTGCGATTGATGCAGGGCCAGTGA
- a CDS encoding aldo/keto reductase — protein sequence MRMKQLGGTGLFVSELCLGTMTFGGGSGIWSAIGDLDQSNADKIVARSIEAGVNFIDTADVYSGGLSEQITGQSIKNLSIPRHQVVLATKVYGKVGEGANDRGASRGHIMDGVKASLKRLGTDYIDLYQIHGTDLVTPIEETVRALDDLVRQGHVRYVGCSNWSAWRIMKALGIAERTNASRFASLQAYYTIAGRDLEREIEPLLLSEGVGLMVWSPLAGGLLSGKYSREGDNAAGGARRATFDFPPVNRDRAEKVIDAMRPIASAHEVSVAQVALAWLLQRRVVMSVIIGARTIEQLDDNLAAAKLTLSFDEIATLDAVSALPPEYPGWMIERQSRDRRP from the coding sequence ATGCGCATGAAGCAGCTTGGCGGGACCGGACTTTTCGTATCCGAACTCTGCCTGGGAACTATGACCTTTGGCGGCGGGAGCGGCATCTGGAGCGCCATCGGCGATCTCGATCAATCAAACGCCGACAAGATCGTCGCCCGCTCGATCGAAGCCGGCGTGAATTTCATCGACACCGCCGACGTTTATTCAGGAGGCTTGTCCGAACAGATCACGGGACAGTCGATCAAGAATCTCAGCATTCCGCGCCATCAGGTCGTTCTCGCCACGAAGGTCTATGGCAAGGTCGGCGAAGGCGCGAATGATCGCGGCGCCTCGCGCGGCCACATCATGGATGGCGTGAAGGCGAGTCTGAAACGGCTCGGGACCGACTATATCGATCTCTACCAGATCCACGGGACCGATCTCGTCACGCCGATCGAGGAGACGGTGCGTGCGCTCGATGATCTCGTGCGGCAGGGGCATGTGCGTTATGTCGGCTGCTCGAACTGGTCCGCCTGGCGCATCATGAAGGCGCTCGGAATTGCGGAGAGGACGAACGCGTCGCGCTTCGCATCGCTCCAGGCCTATTACACCATCGCCGGCCGCGATCTTGAACGCGAGATCGAGCCGCTGCTGCTCAGCGAAGGCGTTGGGCTCATGGTGTGGAGCCCGCTCGCGGGCGGTTTGCTCTCAGGCAAATACAGCCGGGAAGGCGACAACGCCGCAGGCGGCGCGCGCCGCGCGACCTTTGATTTCCCGCCGGTCAATCGCGATCGCGCCGAAAAGGTGATCGACGCGATGCGGCCGATCGCGTCTGCGCATGAAGTCTCGGTGGCGCAGGTGGCGCTCGCCTGGCTGCTGCAGCGGCGCGTTGTGATGTCCGTCATCATCGGCGCGCGCACTATCGAGCAACTCGACGACAATCTCGCCGCCGCAAAGCTCACGCTCTCCTTTGACGAGATCGCGACGCTCGATGCGGTCAGCGCATTGCCGCCGGAATATCCAGGCTGGATGATCGAGCGCCAGTCGCGCGACCGCAGGCCCTGA
- a CDS encoding cyclic nucleotide-gated ion channel — translation MKPARLIRIYRSRAMRRRAYELLDDGTWTRFGAFFHQAIIVLVIASVAAVVFETVPSIQERYGRLLDLIELVAIIVFTMEYAARLWCSTEHPPYRHMTASQARVAYLLTPTSIIDLLAVLPFYLAFLFESDLKVFILFRLLRFFKLARYSPVMQTLFDAVLSERRALLGCLYILVSLALVSASIMHLVEREAQPDKLGTIPDAMYWAVVTLTTVGYGDVSPVTPLGKVVASVTALAGIVMLALPVGIIATSFSQAIQRRAFVVTWSMVAHVPMFAKLSAADVAELMRYLQSQTAEENEVIVRRGDVAHSMYFVASGQVEVDLITRTVTLGEGDFFGEMAVIRQTRRSATIRAVTKTKLLVLDAADLRGLIERRPEIGRLIEAEAASRRLIDDLDQDGDLAPSEIADR, via the coding sequence ATGAAGCCGGCGCGCCTCATCCGCATCTATCGCTCGCGGGCGATGCGGCGGCGCGCCTACGAATTGCTTGATGATGGCACCTGGACGCGCTTCGGCGCGTTCTTCCATCAAGCGATCATCGTGCTGGTCATCGCCAGCGTCGCCGCGGTCGTGTTCGAGACAGTGCCGTCCATCCAGGAGCGATATGGGCGCCTGCTCGATCTCATCGAGCTCGTCGCGATCATCGTCTTCACGATGGAATACGCCGCGCGCCTCTGGTGCTCGACCGAGCATCCTCCCTATCGCCACATGACGGCCTCGCAGGCGCGCGTCGCCTATTTGCTCACGCCGACATCGATCATCGATCTTCTGGCGGTTCTGCCCTTCTATCTCGCCTTCCTGTTCGAGTCCGATCTCAAGGTCTTCATCCTCTTCAGGCTGCTGCGCTTCTTCAAGCTCGCGCGCTATTCGCCGGTGATGCAGACGCTTTTCGACGCCGTGCTGAGCGAGCGGCGCGCCCTGTTGGGATGTCTTTATATTCTGGTCAGCCTGGCGCTCGTCTCCGCCTCAATCATGCATCTCGTCGAGCGCGAGGCGCAGCCTGACAAGCTCGGCACGATTCCGGACGCCATGTATTGGGCGGTCGTGACGCTGACCACCGTCGGCTATGGCGATGTTTCGCCCGTGACGCCGCTCGGAAAAGTCGTCGCGTCGGTGACAGCGCTCGCCGGCATCGTCATGCTGGCGCTGCCGGTTGGCATCATCGCGACATCCTTTTCGCAGGCGATCCAGCGCCGCGCCTTCGTCGTCACCTGGAGCATGGTCGCGCATGTGCCGATGTTCGCCAAGCTGAGCGCAGCCGATGTGGCGGAGCTGATGCGTTATCTCCAGTCGCAGACGGCGGAAGAGAACGAGGTGATCGTGCGCCGCGGCGACGTCGCGCACTCCATGTATTTCGTCGCGTCGGGCCAGGTCGAAGTCGATCTGATCACCCGCACGGTCACGCTTGGCGAAGGCGACTTCTTCGGCGAGATGGCTGTCATCAGGCAGACGCGGCGCAGCGCCACGATCCGCGCCGTCACCAAGACGAAACTTCTGGTGCTCGACGCCGCCGATCTGCGCGGATTGATCGAGCGCCGCCCGGAGATCGGCAGGCTTATTGAAGCAGAAGCCGCGAGCCGCCGATTGATAGACGATCTGGATCAGGACGGCGATCTCGCGCCAAGCGAGATCGCCGATCGCTGA
- a CDS encoding NADP-dependent isocitrate dehydrogenase: MDKIKVKGAVVEMDGDEMTRIIWQYIKDKLIHPYLDVNLEYYDLGVEHRDATNDQVTIDAANATKKHGVAVKCATITPDEARVKEFSLKEMWKSPNGTIRNILGGTIFREPIICKNVPRLVPGWTQPIVVGRHAYGDQYRATDFKFPSKGTLSIKFVGDDGKVIEKEVFKAPDAGVAMAMYNLDDSIRDFARASLNYGLIRNYPVYLSTKNTILKAYDGRFKDIFQEVFDKEFKAEFDKRKIVYEHRLIDDMVASALKWSGGYVWACKNYDGDVQSDTVAQGFGSLGLMTSVLMTPDGKTVEAEAAHGTVTRHYREHQKGKETSTNSIASIFAWTRGLAHRAKLDDNPALAKFSATLEKVCVDTVEAGYMTKDLALLVGADQKWLSTTGFLDKIDENLKKAMAA, translated from the coding sequence ATGGACAAGATCAAGGTCAAAGGCGCCGTCGTCGAAATGGACGGCGACGAGATGACTCGCATCATCTGGCAATACATCAAGGACAAGCTGATCCATCCGTATCTGGATGTGAATCTCGAATATTACGATCTCGGCGTCGAGCATCGCGACGCGACCAACGATCAGGTGACGATCGACGCGGCGAACGCGACGAAGAAGCATGGCGTCGCCGTGAAATGCGCCACCATCACGCCTGACGAAGCGCGCGTGAAGGAGTTCAGCCTGAAGGAGATGTGGAAGTCGCCGAACGGCACGATCCGCAACATCCTTGGCGGCACGATTTTCCGCGAGCCGATCATCTGCAAGAACGTGCCGCGCCTCGTGCCGGGCTGGACACAGCCGATCGTCGTCGGCCGTCACGCCTATGGCGATCAGTATCGCGCGACCGATTTCAAGTTCCCGAGCAAGGGAACGCTGTCGATCAAGTTCGTCGGCGACGACGGCAAGGTGATCGAGAAGGAAGTCTTCAAGGCGCCGGACGCCGGCGTTGCGATGGCCATGTACAATCTCGATGACTCGATCCGCGACTTCGCGCGGGCGTCGCTGAATTACGGCCTGATCCGCAACTATCCCGTCTATCTCTCGACCAAGAACACGATCCTCAAGGCCTATGACGGCCGCTTCAAGGACATCTTCCAGGAGGTGTTCGACAAGGAGTTCAAGGCCGAGTTCGACAAGCGCAAGATCGTCTATGAGCATCGCCTGATCGACGACATGGTCGCTTCGGCGCTGAAGTGGTCCGGCGGCTATGTCTGGGCCTGCAAGAACTATGACGGCGACGTGCAGTCCGACACCGTTGCGCAGGGCTTCGGCTCGCTCGGCCTGATGACGTCGGTGCTGATGACGCCCGACGGCAAGACGGTCGAGGCGGAAGCCGCGCATGGCACGGTGACGCGTCACTATCGCGAGCACCAGAAGGGCAAGGAGACGTCGACCAACTCGATCGCGTCGATCTTCGCCTGGACCCGCGGCCTCGCCCATCGCGCCAAGCTCGACGACAATCCGGCGCTGGCGAAATTCTCGGCGACGCTCGAGAAGGTCTGCGTCGACACCGTCGAAGCCGGCTACATGACGAAGGATCTCGCGCTCCTCGTCGGCGCCGACCAGAAGTGGCTCTCCACCACGGGTTTCCTCGACAAGATCGACGAGAATCTGAAGAAGGCTATGGCCGCCTGA
- a CDS encoding DUF6364 family protein has product MKNITVSVDDDTYRRARVKAAERDTSVSALVRDYLTSLAGEESEAEKLAREERRLRETITRFSAGGRLSRDEAHRRGRR; this is encoded by the coding sequence ATGAAAAATATCACAGTTTCTGTAGATGATGACACCTACCGTCGCGCGCGCGTGAAGGCGGCGGAGCGGGACACGTCTGTCTCCGCGCTCGTGCGCGACTATCTCACTTCGCTCGCCGGAGAAGAAAGCGAGGCGGAAAAGCTCGCGCGCGAAGAACGGCGGCTGCGCGAGACGATCACGCGCTTCTCCGCCGGAGGCCGTCTGAGCCGGGACGAGGCGCACAGGCGCGGCCGGCGATGA
- a CDS encoding acetoacetate decarboxylase: MKIDDVVKRAYAMPLTNPAFPPGPYRFFNREYIIITYRTDPAALAEVVPEPLEVAEPLVKYEFIRMPDSTGFGDYTESGQVIPVRFNGQDGVYVHAMYLDDDAPIAGGREIWGFPKKLAQPKLSHEGEVIVGTLHYGSVLCATATMGYKHKIIDTAPIAKSLTAPNYLIKIIPHVDATPRICELVRYHLQDINMHGAWSSPADLQLFRHVIADVARLPVLEVVSAVHFIADLTLGLGEVVHDYLAKR, from the coding sequence ATGAAAATCGACGATGTCGTGAAGCGCGCCTATGCGATGCCTCTGACAAATCCGGCCTTTCCGCCCGGCCCCTATCGCTTCTTCAATCGCGAATACATCATCATCACCTATCGCACCGATCCGGCCGCGCTCGCCGAGGTCGTCCCGGAGCCGCTCGAAGTCGCCGAGCCTCTGGTGAAATACGAATTCATCCGCATGCCTGATTCAACCGGCTTCGGCGACTACACCGAGTCCGGTCAGGTCATCCCGGTGCGCTTCAATGGCCAGGACGGCGTCTATGTCCACGCCATGTATCTCGACGATGATGCGCCGATCGCCGGCGGCCGCGAGATCTGGGGCTTTCCCAAGAAGCTGGCGCAGCCGAAGCTCAGCCATGAAGGCGAAGTCATCGTCGGCACGCTGCATTATGGCAGCGTGCTCTGCGCCACCGCCACGATGGGCTACAAGCACAAGATCATCGACACAGCGCCGATCGCGAAATCGCTGACGGCGCCGAATTATCTCATCAAGATCATTCCGCATGTCGATGCGACGCCGCGCATCTGCGAGCTCGTGCGCTATCACCTCCAGGACATCAATATGCATGGCGCCTGGTCGAGCCCCGCCGATCTCCAGCTCTTCCGTCATGTCATCGCCGATGTCGCGCGCCTGCCAGTGCTTGAGGTCGTGTCCGCGGTGCATTTCATCGCCGACCTGACGCTCGGGCTCGGCGAGGTCGTGCATGATTATCTCGCCAAACGGTAG
- a CDS encoding bifunctional serine/threonine-protein kinase/universal stress protein, with translation MARNAIATGDEIDGFRIGRKLHQGGMAAIFEAARADLAFPAVMKVPLILDGDNPAMIVGFEVEQMILPRLSGPHAPRFVAAGDFATHRPYLVMERIEGESLYPRFEAAPLAIEEVVEIGARVADALGELHRQHVVHLDLKPSNIMRRPSGEMAFIDFGLSRHLQLPDLLAEEFRVPFGTAPYISPEQVLGVRTDKRSDLFALGVLLYHLSTGRRPFGNPRNVRGLRKRLYQIAPPPRSFNPDYPPWLQEIVLRLIEADPEKRYQRSSQVSFDLRNPLEVTLTRRANRTSFSGWRNALRWWSPFSRPYIARAEHIPDMIEDAPIILAAVDLAPDVAPLAEALRDAVRIHAAAKPEARVICATVLKTNRIAVDVMVDSAGRSLHVQKLIDLKNWAQPLAGLGADRLSYHVLEHPDPGDAIIDFAVANQVDHIFMGARGSSSFRRHLGSVSAKIVSEAPCSATVIRLAQTGN, from the coding sequence ATGGCGCGAAACGCCATCGCCACGGGTGACGAGATCGACGGTTTCAGGATCGGGCGCAAGCTGCATCAGGGCGGCATGGCCGCCATCTTCGAGGCAGCGCGGGCCGACCTCGCCTTTCCCGCCGTGATGAAGGTTCCGCTCATCCTCGACGGCGACAATCCCGCGATGATCGTCGGCTTCGAGGTGGAGCAGATGATCCTGCCGCGTCTGTCAGGGCCGCATGCGCCGCGCTTCGTCGCCGCGGGCGATTTCGCGACGCACCGGCCTTATCTCGTGATGGAGCGGATCGAGGGAGAGTCGCTCTATCCGCGCTTCGAGGCCGCGCCACTGGCGATCGAGGAAGTCGTCGAGATCGGCGCGCGCGTCGCCGATGCGCTTGGCGAATTGCACCGGCAGCATGTGGTGCATCTCGATCTGAAGCCGAGCAACATCATGCGCCGTCCGAGCGGTGAAATGGCTTTCATCGATTTCGGCCTCTCGCGCCATCTGCAATTGCCTGACCTGCTGGCGGAGGAGTTTCGCGTTCCCTTCGGCACCGCGCCCTACATTTCGCCGGAACAGGTGCTCGGCGTGCGCACTGACAAGCGCAGCGATCTCTTCGCGCTCGGCGTGCTGCTTTATCATCTCTCGACAGGCCGGCGCCCGTTCGGCAATCCGCGCAATGTCAGGGGCCTGCGCAAGCGGCTTTACCAGATCGCGCCGCCGCCGCGTTCGTTCAATCCGGATTATCCGCCTTGGCTGCAGGAGATCGTACTGAGATTGATCGAAGCCGATCCCGAGAAGCGATATCAGCGTTCGTCGCAAGTCTCGTTCGATCTCAGGAATCCGCTCGAAGTCACGCTGACACGCCGTGCGAACCGGACAAGCTTCAGCGGCTGGCGCAACGCGCTGCGCTGGTGGAGCCCGTTCTCACGACCCTACATCGCGCGCGCCGAACATATCCCCGACATGATCGAGGATGCGCCGATCATTCTTGCGGCGGTTGATCTCGCGCCCGATGTTGCGCCGCTCGCCGAAGCATTGCGCGACGCTGTGCGCATCCACGCCGCGGCGAAGCCCGAGGCGCGGGTGATCTGCGCAACCGTGCTGAAGACCAATCGCATCGCCGTCGATGTGATGGTTGATTCCGCCGGCCGCAGTCTGCATGTGCAGAAGCTGATCGATCTGAAAAACTGGGCGCAGCCGCTCGCCGGACTCGGCGCGGACAGGCTGAGCTATCATGTGCTCGAACACCCTGATCCAGGCGACGCGATCATCGATTTTGCCGTGGCCAATCAGGTCGATCATATCTTCATGGGCGCGCGCGGAAGCTCGTCATTTCGACGCCATCTCGGCAGCGTGTCGGCGAAGATCGTGTCCGAGGCGCCGTGCTCCGCAACGGTGATCCGCTTGGCCCAAACGGGCAATTGA
- a CDS encoding SDR family oxidoreductase → MAATYSDLAGKVVLITGGASGIGASIVHHFARQSCKVAFIDIKAKEGAALAKELGANALFVEADLTNIEALRAAIAKVKGAFGPIGILINNAAHDERHPTPDVTPDYWDDRIAVNLKHQFFAAQAVLPDMQAAKSGAIINFGSTSWMAGQGGMAAYTASKSAVLGLTRSLARDYGPDNIRVNAIAPGWIMTERQIEKWLTPEGEKELMSRQCLKRKLVPDELAKFTVFLASDEASACTNQHYVVDGGWT, encoded by the coding sequence ATGGCCGCCACCTATTCCGATCTCGCCGGTAAAGTCGTGCTCATCACGGGAGGCGCGTCGGGTATTGGCGCGTCGATCGTCCATCATTTCGCGCGCCAGAGCTGTAAGGTCGCCTTCATCGACATCAAGGCGAAGGAGGGCGCGGCGCTGGCGAAGGAGCTTGGCGCAAACGCGCTGTTCGTCGAGGCCGATCTCACCAATATCGAGGCGCTGCGCGCGGCGATCGCGAAGGTGAAAGGCGCGTTCGGGCCGATCGGGATCCTCATCAACAACGCGGCCCATGACGAGCGTCATCCGACGCCTGATGTCACGCCGGACTATTGGGACGACCGCATCGCGGTCAATCTCAAGCACCAGTTCTTCGCCGCGCAGGCGGTGCTGCCCGACATGCAGGCGGCGAAGTCGGGCGCCATCATCAATTTCGGATCGACGTCCTGGATGGCGGGGCAGGGCGGCATGGCCGCCTACACCGCGAGCAAATCGGCGGTGCTCGGGCTGACCCGCTCGCTCGCCCGTGACTACGGCCCCGATAATATCCGCGTGAATGCGATCGCGCCGGGCTGGATCATGACGGAGCGCCAGATCGAGAAATGGCTGACTCCGGAGGGCGAGAAAGAGTTGATGAGCCGGCAGTGCCTCAAGCGAAAGCTGGTCCCCGACGAGCTTGCTAAGTTCACGGTCTTCCTCGCGTCCGACGAGGCGTCCGCTTGCACCAATCAGCACTATGTCGTCGACGGCGGCTGGACTTGA